A part of Rattus rattus isolate New Zealand chromosome 4, Rrattus_CSIRO_v1, whole genome shotgun sequence genomic DNA contains:
- the LOC116898480 gene encoding histone H3.3-like — translation MPHTKQSVRKSTGGKASRKQLATKAAPKSALSTGGVKKPHRYRPGTGALGETRRYQKFTELLIQKLAFSVCCEKLLRTSKTDLCFLSAATGVLQEASKAYLVGHSEDTNLCAIHAKHVTIMSKDIQLAHHIRGEHA, via the coding sequence ATGCCTCATACAAAGCAGTCTGTCCGCAAATCCACAGGTGGTAAAGCATCCAGGAAACAACTGGCTACAAAAGCCGCTCCCAAGAGTGCGCTCTCTACTGGAGGGGTGAAGAAACCTCATCGTTACAGGCCTGGTACCGGGGCACTCGGTGAAACCAGACGCTATCAGAAGTTCACTGAACTTCTGATTCAAAAGCTTGCTTTCAGCGTCTGTTGCGAGAAATTGCTCAGAACTTCAAAAACAGATctgtgcttcctgagtgcagCTACTGGTGTTTTGCAGGAGGCAAGTAAGGCCTATCTGGTTGGCCATTCTGAAGATACCAACCTGTGTGCTATCCATGCCAAACACGTAACAATTATGTCAAAAGATATCCAGCTAGCACACCACATACGTGGAGAACATGCTTAA